The window GGCGATATGGGCCTGAGCCAGCTTCAACTCTCCCGAGCGGCGAGCCAGTGTCGCCGAAAGCAGCCAGGCGAGCGGGTCTTGCGGCACCTGCGTCAGCGCAGCGTCGAGGGAGTCCCGCGCCGCCTTCGCATCGCCCAGTGCGACCAGCGCGCGAGCCTGGTCCAGTTGTGTCTCACCCTTTTCGATGCCGTCGGGCAGCCCTCTTGCCAGTGCTGCGTCAAAGCTGGTCCGCGCCTTCGCCGCATCGCCCGACGCAAGGGCGGCATTGCCAGCCTGCGCCCACAAGCGAGCGCCCTGCGCCATCTCGCCAGAGCGCTCAGCCTCGTCAGCCCCCTGTTCGAAGGCTACAATGGCGGGAGCCCAACGTTCTGCCTGCGCATAGGCAAAGCCCATGCAATGGCGAGCATAGAAGCTTCCACCCTCCAGCCGCCATTTCTGAGCGAAAGCGACAGCCTGATCAGGCGATTCCATCGCTTGGTCGAGGCAGGCCTGAAAAGGCTCTACAAATTTTTCCGGGACCGGAATGCGAGCCCCTGCCGCTGCAGAGCCCTGCGTTGATGCTGGAGTGCGCGGCGCAACAGCCGCCCCCTTTTCCTTCTTCGGACGGTTCATGATCGCCTCGATCTCAGGATCATAGCTTTGCGGCATCACAAGCAGCAAGGGGAGGAATAAGACCATCAGAAAGTATCCAAAAGGCTGCTGAGCGTGCGGATGAGCAACGCGATGTCGCCGTCGCGAGACAGGCGATGATCGCCGTCCTTAATCAGCAGCGTCTGCACATCATATGAACGCAGGCGCTGTGCCAGCCGCACCGCCGTCTGCCAAGGCACATCGCGATCCTCCTGCCCCTGAAGCAGGCGTACAGGGCAATCGATCGCAATCTCCGCTCCAAGCAGCCGCAGTGCCTGCCCCGACTGCCAAAAGGCCAGCGTCGTCACCAGTCCCTCGTCGCCATAGGGTGTTGGCTCGATAATTTGGCCCTCCGTCGACAGCAACGCCTTGTCCGCATCACTGAATCCCCATTCAGTGAAATCTGGAGCGGCAGCGATACCGACCAGCCCAGCCACCCGCTCTGGCCGCACAAGCGCGATGAGCAATGCAATCCAGCCGCCCATCGAAGACCCCACGAGCAGCAGTGGCCCATGCGTCAGCGAATCGATCAGCAGTAGCGCATCGTCGCGCCAGCTTGCGAGCGTACCGTCGGAGAAGCTGCCCTCACTGGCGCCATTACCAGCATAGTCGAGTCGCAGAATCGCCCGCCCGGTCTTCGCCGCCCACGCGTCCAGTGCGACCGCCTTACCGCCTTCCATATCAGACATATAGCCGGGAAGAAAAACGATGGTTGGCCCAGTTCCTGCCCGATGCCGGTATGCGAGCCGGACCCCGTCGGGGCGAGCGAAGAAAGCGGGCGGCGCGGCTTGGCATGGGTCCATGGGGCTGTCTCCACTGAAAGAAGGATGCGTCTGGTTCGCGCCAATAGAAGCTGGAGCGCGGAAAACCAGAAAGGAAGCAAAATAATGGCAGGCGCGCGATTGACAGGGTGAGGACCAGCAGCTAATCGCGCCGTCCTACCCCGTGCCCAGATGGCGGAATTGGTAGACGCACCAGCTTCAGGTGCTGGCGATCGCAAGGTCGTGGAGGTTCGAGTCCTCTTCTGGGCACCACTTTGCCTTCCGGAATCGTCCGGAGGCGTCCAGCAAGTGACTGGTTTAGCAGCATTTTCTGATTGAGAATCGCCGGATAACGTCCGGTGATATCCAGGCGAGACCGTCAGCAGCACCGTCATTTGACGGTGTTTTTGACAGTCCTGGATCGACCCGGCTTTGCTGGGAAAGAACGATGCTCACTCATATCCAGATTGTGGCGGCAAAGCCTGCCGCGAAGCCCTACCAACTGCGCGATTCGAGAGGTCTTTATCTCTCAATTAGACCGAATGGGTCGAAACTCTGGCGTGTCGACTACAGCTACCTCGGCAAAAGAAAGACCCTTCACCTCGGACCATGGCCTGAAGTTAGCCTCGCAGACGCGCGCGTCCGGCGCGATGAGGCGCGAAAGCTGGTTGCCGCCGGCACTGACCCATCAGTCGAGAAAAAGCGTGCCCGTATCGCCGCGAAATACGCGAGCGCTAATACGTTCAAGGATGTTGCCAAGGAATGGCTCGTAAAATGCGAGCGCGACGGCCTCGCGCCTGTCACGATCGACAAGATCAGTTGGCTGCTTGCCAAGGCCTATCCCCTAATCGGAAGCCTGCCGATCGCGCAGATCACGCCTCACGAAGCGCTTGCCGTCCTCCGCAAGGTCGAGGCCACAGGCGCATATGAGAGCGCTCGTCGCATGCGGAGCGTTCTGAGCCGAGTATTCCGCTATGGCGTCGCGACCGTCCGATGCGACAAGGACGTTGCTGCCGATCTACGCGGCGCAATCGCTACTCCCAAGGCCAAGCATTTTGCCGCCCTGACGAAGCCGTCCGAAGTCGGTGTCCTACTCAGGGCCATTGACGGCTACGACGGGAAGGACGTGACACGCATGGCGCTGCGATTGTCTCCGCATGTGCTTCTGCGTCCTGGCGAACTCAGGCAGGCGGAGTGGACCGACATTGATGTGGAGGAGGCTATCTGGTCGATACCGGCGGAAAGGATGAAGATGCGCCGGCCACACCGAGTGCCGCTATCTCGACAGGTACTCGAGATGCTCACGGAACTGAGGGAGTTGACCGGCCATAGGAAGCATATGTTTCCCTGCTTCGGAAAGCCCCGCAAAGCTATGTCCGAGAATGCTGTGAACCAAGGCCTGCGGCGGCTTGGCTACACCACGAACGAAATGACCGCGCATGGCTTTAGGGCTATGGCTGCCACGCTGTTGAACGAAATGGGCGAATGGAATCCCGATGCGATCGAGCGACAGCTTGCGCATGTGGATACGAATCAGGTTCGACGAGCCTATGCGCGCGGCGAATATTGGGACGAGCGCGTAGGCATGATGCAGCATTGGTCGGACTATCTCGATAAGCTGCGGGATGGAGGACAGGTACTTCGTCCGGTGTTCGGAGCAAAACCTATGACGGGTTGAGGTTTAAACGCTGCGGGGATCAGGTAAAAATGTTTCCCGCAGGGTGTGAACCGCCAGTAATTTAGCGGAAAAAAGCCTGCTATGGCGGATGAATGTTTGCGAAATCTGACTTTCCCCTCCGAATATCCTCTTAAAAAATACAACTCAAGAAGTCGCCATTCTTAGCCAGCGAGAATAGGTAAGCGGGGATCGTCGCTTCATGGGCCGGGTGCCATTGATGCAGAAGTTGAAATCGCGCGGCGAGGACCGCCGGTTTCACGACCGTAGGGTTGAAGCGCACCTGGCGGAAGGCGACCGACTGGCGTGGAACCTGACCAGCGGCGTGGACGGGTTCATGAACACCGAAAGCGAATGCACGGTGACGCTTTGGGATGAATAGAGTGCAGCTCAATGCGCCCCTAGTTCTCCCTCAGCCGAACACCTCGTTGAGCAACGCCGGCAGCAACTGATCGAGATGCGCCGTAGCTTCGGCCTGAGTGGCCTTGGCGGCGCGTGCTTTGGACTGGAGGCTGTCAAACCAGAGTTGGGCGTCGAGTGATGGCACCGGCACAGAGATCTTGGGGAGCAGCTTCGTAGAGAGGGTCTTGTTGCGGACCATCGTGCCCGGCGATGCTTTCAGCACCTCGCGATGACCGTCCTCAGTCGTGAAGTAATAGTATAGGAACTCCGGCGACATCCGACTACTGTCGGCCTGACAGGTCAGCATGCGGTGGTTGCCAACCGCTCCTGCGTGGCTGCTTTGCGCCAAGCCCGTCGCCTGTTCCCAAGCCATGAGATTGCTAAAGACCAGATCGCCCTGTTCGACCCAGAACAACTTTTGCCAATCGAAGTCTGACCCCAAAACCTGCCGACGTTCGAACAAGCCGCGGTAGAAGCTGCGAACGCCGATTTCCCTATAGACTTGTGCAGGATCGATCACGACCGGGCGGCGCACCAGCGGCGCGATTTCACCCATGGTCACGCGCGGTGCGTCCGCGATGATCCGAGCAAAGGCGGCGCGCATGGTGGCCTCGACTTCCGATACCATTGCCGTCGCTGCGTTTCCTCGCGCGGCGATCGCTGCCGCGGCTTGATCCAACCTGTTGACGATGGCTTGCTGTTCCGTGGTCGTTGGCAAAGGGATGGACTGCGCCAGAAATCTGCTTTCTTTGAGCCTGACCCTGTTCGTGCTGCCTTCACTTGCGCTCTTGCAGATTGCAATAAACCATCCCGTCCGTGCCACCCACGCGACGAATTCGGGCAGAGCCTTGTCGGGGTCGACATTGAAAGCTGGGAAGTCGTTCGACACGACTGCGCCATCCAATTCGGCGGGAACGATGCCGAATGCACCGTGGCGGGCGTCGATCTTGGAAATCACGAACTGATTGGTCGAAACACGGTTCTGCTGCGCGGCAGCGATTTCTGAACCCTTGACGCGCCCGCGAAGCGCGAGGCCCTTGCCCCATAGGCGAGCCGTCACCTGCGCATAGGTTTGATCTGGGTCCAGTTGGATCCGATCTGTATTCGGCCAGAGCAA of the Sphingobium herbicidovorans genome contains:
- a CDS encoding tetratricopeptide repeat protein yields the protein MVLFLPLLLVMPQSYDPEIEAIMNRPKKEKGAAVAPRTPASTQGSAAAGARIPVPEKFVEPFQACLDQAMESPDQAVAFAQKWRLEGGSFYARHCMGFAYAQAERWAPAIVAFEQGADEAERSGEMAQGARLWAQAGNAALASGDAAKARTSFDAALARGLPDGIEKGETQLDQARALVALGDAKAARDSLDAALTQVPQDPLAWLLSATLARRSGELKLAQAHIARAVQMSPDDASVALEEGNIAVLTDHPDIARSAWQRAVALAPQSTAGKAAADNLTRLSVAVPPAGKADRN
- a CDS encoding restriction endonuclease subunit S domain-containing protein, with product MGELLWPNTDRIQLDPDQTYAQVTARLWGKGLALRGRVKGSEIAAAQQNRVSTNQFVISKIDARHGAFGIVPAELDGAVVSNDFPAFNVDPDKALPEFVAWVARTGWFIAICKSASEGSTNRVRLKESRFLAQSIPLPTTTEQQAIVNRLDQAAAAIAARGNAATAMVSEVEATMRAAFARIIADAPRVTMGEIAPLVRRPVVIDPAQVYREIGVRSFYRGLFERRQVLGSDFDWQKLFWVEQGDLVFSNLMAWEQATGLAQSSHAGAVGNHRMLTCQADSSRMSPEFLYYYFTTEDGHREVLKASPGTMVRNKTLSTKLLPKISVPVPSLDAQLWFDSLQSKARAAKATQAEATAHLDQLLPALLNEVFG
- a CDS encoding tyrosine-type recombinase/integrase — encoded protein: MLTHIQIVAAKPAAKPYQLRDSRGLYLSIRPNGSKLWRVDYSYLGKRKTLHLGPWPEVSLADARVRRDEARKLVAAGTDPSVEKKRARIAAKYASANTFKDVAKEWLVKCERDGLAPVTIDKISWLLAKAYPLIGSLPIAQITPHEALAVLRKVEATGAYESARRMRSVLSRVFRYGVATVRCDKDVAADLRGAIATPKAKHFAALTKPSEVGVLLRAIDGYDGKDVTRMALRLSPHVLLRPGELRQAEWTDIDVEEAIWSIPAERMKMRRPHRVPLSRQVLEMLTELRELTGHRKHMFPCFGKPRKAMSENAVNQGLRRLGYTTNEMTAHGFRAMAATLLNEMGEWNPDAIERQLAHVDTNQVRRAYARGEYWDERVGMMQHWSDYLDKLRDGGQVLRPVFGAKPMTG
- a CDS encoding alpha/beta fold hydrolase; the encoded protein is MDPCQAAPPAFFARPDGVRLAYRHRAGTGPTIVFLPGYMSDMEGGKAVALDAWAAKTGRAILRLDYAGNGASEGSFSDGTLASWRDDALLLIDSLTHGPLLLVGSSMGGWIALLIALVRPERVAGLVGIAAAPDFTEWGFSDADKALLSTEGQIIEPTPYGDEGLVTTLAFWQSGQALRLLGAEIAIDCPVRLLQGQEDRDVPWQTAVRLAQRLRSYDVQTLLIKDGDHRLSRDGDIALLIRTLSSLLDTF